The sequence below is a genomic window from Ovis canadensis isolate MfBH-ARS-UI-01 breed Bighorn chromosome 1, ARS-UI_OviCan_v2, whole genome shotgun sequence.
GAAATCTACTTATTCTTTAATCCAAGAGGTAGTCCTTCAAAAAGGTAAGGATGAATTCTTAGATTCCCCTAGTCATCTTTTATCTCAGCTGAATATCATCAATTCCTGTGTTCCTCCAAGGGAAATAGTTCATAGACAAGTAGCTCCTGATTATTTCAGTGTCCAATTAGTCTTTAACCTGTGACTCAATGTTGGGTTCCAGGTGTGATCTTACCAGGCAGGCACAGAAGGACTGTTACCCCTTTATCTGAGTTTGTGAATTAATATGGCCACAGATTACAGTCATATTATAGCTATATGGAGCATAAATATAGCTATATGTTGCATAATAGCTATGACACAGTTAGCTTAAAGCGTGTATTCATGTCGACTAAAATCCTTCGGTATTTTTCCCATGTTGACCCAGCAGTGTCTTCTGCCATCCTTCCCTCCCATCATATTTATCGTATTTTGGGGCCCAAGTCCAGACTTTCTATCTGTTGCCTATAATCCTCTTGTTTGGGGTTTTTGTCATGTCTTGACACAGTTATAATTAACCGCAGTGGAGTGAGGCAGAAAGGGAGGAGTTGAGAGTTAGAAAGAGATCCAGTAAACCAGAGTAAAGGAGGGAAGCCCTGGAGAGTTATTTAATCAAGTCATGGGTCCTAAGAGGAAGTAAAACCCATACAGTATGATGTTGCCTAGAAAGGATGCAGGTGGAAACTCGTGCTGCAGGCAAATAGTTAAAATCAGAGGCCCTGGGACACCCTAGCAAGGGGGGAGAGCATGAAGGCATAGGGTCAGAGTCAGATGGCCCGTTATATATTAAGGCTGACCAGCAAAAGAAAAGACACTTATTCATAGGTACCAGAGCCTCTGTAATGGGATTTTAGGGTTCAAGGCAGGATACCAGTCCCTCAGAGGAGGACTAATGAGAGCAAAAAGTTTTTCTTGGTGATGCTCTCAGGACTAGGGTATCTAGAGAGAGAAACTCAGACCCAGGGAAGACAGTAAGATTTTAGACTCAAAAAAGTGCAAGAGAAGTCCTTGGACGGAGGTTGTAGCTGGACCTCTAGCAAGGATGACCATACTACTGTGATTCTTTTTAACCAGAATTGTTATTAGATCCACGTATTTCCTTTTATCTGTCTTTACTCTGTGCCATCATATAGGTGGTCTGGATTTTGCCAGTTAGCAATTTTTAAACAATTGGTCTGTGTAAGGCTGAACACCATGTAAGTCATTTCTGTAAGGAGTATTCTCTGAATACTTTtcagtatgaaaatgaaaaacccACCTTGTTGTTTCTgaaggcaaaaataataatagtatatgCCCTTAGTCATTTGTACTATTAGTACTTTGCTGTCAAAACACTAAATACAAGAGAGTCCCCATAGTAGGGTGTTGTAACTAGGGCTTTCTTCCCCATCCATTTTTTTAAGCCATTACCATTATGTGTCAGCTTTTAAGTATTCTAAGTTGTGTGTGAATTTAAGTTACAAAGTTAGAGCTTAGGGGAAAAGGAGATAGTATATTAAATCATAATTTTTCTGAACATAGATAGGATTGGTAGATCCTGCTAATCCTAAGGGATAATTATATAAAGTAGTGCTCGCTCAAAGGAAGTTCCTGTAGTGGTTGAAACACAGCTCCTGGACTGTAACCGATGCTCCAGCCTTGGAAGTGGGATGTGAAATAGACCTTATTCGGACCATTTAGAAGGTACAACATGTGGTTGTTAGAAATCAGTAGCACAGGAACAGATTTTCCTAATGTTGATTGAAGAAAATTCAGTTTCTGGTTTTTAATAGATTAGCATGAAGTGGAGATGCAGGAGGAAGGTAGATAGTTGCTTCACGTCCTACCCCAAATACCTTTGCAGAGATCCAGTCTGGTGGTCACCAAATAGTCTCTCATCTAAGGGACTTTATAGTTCTCAGTTGGCATAGCCTAAGGTTTCGAATGAAGCCAGGAGACTGGTACTTTTTGATCATCACCCCTGCCTGCCAGGTTTCGCCCCTGAGCTAAATCCTACTTGGATATGTACAGACATTAGAGTTTAAGCTTACTTGGGGTACTTGCTTCAGtggtttttcttttatcttcctcTTCCAGTTTCTGTCCTCCTACAAGGGAAGCCATGATCACACTAACAGAGTTAAAATGTCTAGCAGACGCCCAGTCGTGTTACCACATCCTGAAGCCATGGTGGGACGTCTTTTGGTATTACATCACCCTGATCATGCTGCTGGTGGCCGTGCTGGCTGGAGCCCTCCAGCTGACACAGAGCAGGGTTCTGTGCTGTCTTCCCTGTAAGGTGGAATTTGACAATCACTGCGCCGTGTCTTGGGACTTCCTGAAAGCCAGCGTGAACGCATCCTCCAATGCCGGGATGCCACTTCCGCTGCCCCTCAGAATCCAGAACGACCTCCACCGACAGCAGTACTCCTACATTGACGCCGTCTGTTACGAGAAGCAGCTCCACTGGTTCGCCAAGTTCTTCCCCTACCTGGTGCTCTTGCACACGCTCATCTTTGCAGCCTGCAGCAACTTCTGGCTTCACTACCCCAGCACCAGTTCCAGGCTTGAGCATTTTGTGGCCATCCTGCACAAGTGCTTCGATTCTCCGTGGACCACCCGCGCCCTGTCAGAGACAGTGGCTGAGCAGTCAGTGAGGCCCCTGACCCTCTCCAAATCCAAGGTTCTGCTCTCGTCCTCAGGGTGCTCAGCCGGCGACGTGGATTCCAACAAGCAGTCATTGCCCTACCCACAGCCTGGCTTAGAGTCAGCTGGCATAGAAAGCCCAACCTCTAGCGTCCTGGACAAGAAGGAGGGCGAACAGGCCAAAGCCATCTTTGAAAAAGTGAAGAGGTTCCGCCTGCACGTGGAGCAGAAGGACATCATCTATCGAGTGTACCTGAAGCAGATCATAGTCAAAGTCATTCTGTTTGTCCTCATCATAACTTACGTTCCGTATTTTCTAACCTACATCACTCTGGAAATTGACTGTTCAGTGGATGTGCAGGCTTTTACTGGATACAAGCGCTACCAGTGTGTGTACTCCTTGGCAGAAATATTCAAGGTCCTGGCTTCGTTTTACGTCATTTTGGTTATACTTTACGGTCTCACCTCGTCTTACAGCTTGTGGTGGATGCTGCGGAGCTCTCTGAAGCAATATTCCTTTGAGGCACTGAGAGAAAAAAGCAACTACAGCGACATTCCAGATGTCAAGAACGACTTTGCCTTTATCCTCCATCTGGCTGATCAGTACGACCCGCTTTACTCCAAACGCTTCTCCATATTCCTGTCAGAGGTCAGTGAGAACAAACTGAAACAGATCAACCTCAACAATGAATGGACGGTCGAGAAGCTAAAAAGCAAGCTTGTGAAAAATGCCCAGGACAAGGTAGAACTGCACCTTTTCATGCTAAACGGTCTTCCCGACAATGTCTTCGAGCTGACAGAAATCGAAGTGCTAAGCCTGGAGCTGATCCCTGAGGTCAAGCTCCCCTCTGCGATCTCGCAGCTGGTCAGCCTCAAGGAGCTCCACGTGTACCACTCGTCCCTGGTGGTCGACCACCCTGCCCTGGCCTTTCTAGAGGAGAATTTAAAAATCCTCCGCCTGAAATTTACTGAAATGGGGAAAATCCCGCGCTGGGTGTTTCACCTGAAGAATCTCAAGGAGCTTTACCTGTCAGGCTGTGTGCTGCCTGAGCAGGTAAGCACCATGCAGCTGGAGGgctttcaggatctgaaaaacCTGAGGACCCTCTACTTGAAGAGCAGCCTGTCCCGGATCCCACAAGTTATCACGGACCTCCTGCCTTCGCTGCAGAAGTTGTCCCTCGATAACGAGGGGAGCAAGCTGGTTGTAttgaacaatctgaaaaagatGGTCAATCTGAAAAGCCTGGAGCTGATCAGCTGCGACCTGGAACGTATTCCACACTCCATTTTCAGTCTGAACAATTTGCATGAGTTAGACCTCAGAGAAAATAACCTTAAAACTGTGGAAGAGATCATTAGCTTTCAGCACCTCCAGAATCTGTCCTGCTTAAAGTTGTGGCACAATAACATTGCTTATATTCCAGCCCAGATCGGGGCATTGTCTAATCTAGAGCAGCTCTCTTTGGACCATAATAACATTGAGAACCTGCCCCTGCAGCTTTTCCTATGCACCAAACTACATTATTTGGATTTAAGCTATAACCACCTGACCTTCATTCCAGAAGAAATCCAGTATCTGAGTAATTTGCAGTACTTTGCTGTGACCAATAACAACGTAAGTAGATCCATTCTTCCCCTTTTTTGGCCAGTCATTTGAGCATCTGCTGTTGCAGTATGTGATGTCACTAAAGATAATGGACTTTAAGTCATGCTAAGCATCTTGAGCTTGGCCTGACTACCACTTATTAGACATGTGACTGTGGACGAATTATCAAAACACTGAGAGTcagtttttaatgtaatttacaAGTTGTCATAGAGATTTcatgaaaaaagtatatatgagCATTTGGCACAGTTTCTGGCACGTAGTAGGTACCCAAATATTCTCTTTATcctttttccctgttttttaacataaaaatcacAAAAGTTATGGCAGAGCTTACTTTCGTTTCAGAAAAGGCTTGAGTACAATATTTATAAAGTTTCATAAAATTTTTCAGCTTTCCAAGTCTGACAGAGGACAACTTCTTGTAAAAAATTCTGGGACTGTGAATTATTCATAAGTTCTTTCTGTGATGCAGTAAGAAAGACTTGAAATCTCCATGCACGTCTAGAAAGACAATTCAAAATGAAAGGCCTGGTTCTATAATGCAGCACTAGGGCTTCTTAGAAGCTTTTTCCAGCATCCATGCTTTAAAAATGAACCATAATTTGCAACAGTAAAGCCAAATTAAGGAGAACTTAACTTAgctgaaacaagaaaaaacagaataaatgagTAGTTTCCTAGGTTAAAatgtaaagaaggaagaaaaagacaaaaatcatgtTGGCTGAAAGGGCAAGAGAGTGATGGTAATATCCatatgggaagaagaaaaaaacctgtCAGAAATCAGGTCTGCCAAAAGATTAAAATGATTCCCCTTTAGTTAAAATGGGAACTACTTTCTTCTACCCCACCCAAAAAGGTATTATCTCCtagacttttttatttatttttaattgaaagataattgctttacaatattaatttgatttctgccatgcatcaacatgaattagccatagatgTACTCCTAGACtttttaatagtttatatttCATGCTAAATATATCAGTGAGCACAGAGTTGGCCAATAAACATATTGATCACTAGACAGTGTTTTTAGAAACCATAGCTTGTTGGACCAATACCAGAGCTGGGGAAAGAACAGAATTTATGCTGACTTTTAGAACTCTGTGGCTTCACTATATGTAGAAGGATAGAACCCATTATAAGATTATGAGGTTTTAAAACTCCTTTAAAAGTTAGCAGTGTACCTTAGAATTACCTGGAAGGCTTGTTGAAACACAGATTTCATGGCTCCGCTCCCAGGGTTTTTCATTCAGTAAGTAGGTCTGGTGTAGGATCCAGGAGTGTATAGCGCTGAAAATCTCAGGTGAAGCTGGTGCTCCTGGTCTAATgaccacactttgaaaactaCAGGTCTAGAGATTTAGCATTAGTGTTGCTTAATTATAAAGTTGACTAATATTAGCATTTTGGTCACAGTTTTCCCATTGTTAAACCTgtactgaaaaatataaataattattttgaaaggtACTGGTTTCACCAAGTTGTTGTCCAATTAAATCACTCCATGGAGTTTTGAAAGTCATAGCTGATTAAATTGTCATCTAACCATAATTATCTAAGTGTATAAGCAAGTTAATGGTTTTCTCTAGTTTAATGTCATGAAACTGTGAGATTGTTGGTACTGTTGACACTAAGTTTACTGACTTCTTTTGTGGCTGAAAGGGAGACTAGGTGTTAGTATCAGACATATTTTGTCTTGACTAAGGAAAGGGTACTTGGTAGCATATGAAAATTCTTATGCTTAAGATAGTTTATGGCCCAAGAACAATACTCTCTTGGGTTGTGTTGTCTCAGAAGTCATAACAGCAGTTGTGAGCATCCTCAGAACCGTTGTAATGACTGCAAATCTTGGACTGGGTGAGAAACACTCTTCTCAGAACTGTGAAGAGACTTACCTACTAAGGATGTGGTGAAATTGGAAGAC
It includes:
- the LRRC8B gene encoding volume-regulated anion channel subunit LRRC8B; the protein is MITLTELKCLADAQSCYHILKPWWDVFWYYITLIMLLVAVLAGALQLTQSRVLCCLPCKVEFDNHCAVSWDFLKASVNASSNAGMPLPLPLRIQNDLHRQQYSYIDAVCYEKQLHWFAKFFPYLVLLHTLIFAACSNFWLHYPSTSSRLEHFVAILHKCFDSPWTTRALSETVAEQSVRPLTLSKSKVLLSSSGCSAGDVDSNKQSLPYPQPGLESAGIESPTSSVLDKKEGEQAKAIFEKVKRFRLHVEQKDIIYRVYLKQIIVKVILFVLIITYVPYFLTYITLEIDCSVDVQAFTGYKRYQCVYSLAEIFKVLASFYVILVILYGLTSSYSLWWMLRSSLKQYSFEALREKSNYSDIPDVKNDFAFILHLADQYDPLYSKRFSIFLSEVSENKLKQINLNNEWTVEKLKSKLVKNAQDKVELHLFMLNGLPDNVFELTEIEVLSLELIPEVKLPSAISQLVSLKELHVYHSSLVVDHPALAFLEENLKILRLKFTEMGKIPRWVFHLKNLKELYLSGCVLPEQVSTMQLEGFQDLKNLRTLYLKSSLSRIPQVITDLLPSLQKLSLDNEGSKLVVLNNLKKMVNLKSLELISCDLERIPHSIFSLNNLHELDLRENNLKTVEEIISFQHLQNLSCLKLWHNNIAYIPAQIGALSNLEQLSLDHNNIENLPLQLFLCTKLHYLDLSYNHLTFIPEEIQYLSNLQYFAVTNNNIEMLPDGLFQCKKLQCLLLGKNSLMSLSPHVGELSNLTHLELIGNYLETLPPELEGCQSLKRSCLIVEENLLNTLPPPVTERLQTCLDKC